One segment of Chionomys nivalis chromosome 1, mChiNiv1.1, whole genome shotgun sequence DNA contains the following:
- the Mad2l1 gene encoding mitotic spindle assembly checkpoint protein MAD2A, which translates to MAQQLAREQGITLRGSAEIVAEFFSFGINSILYQRGIYPSETFTRVQKYGLTLLVTTDPELIKYLNNVVEQLKDWLYKCSVQKLVVVISNIESGEVLERWQFDIECDKTAKEDGVCREKSQKAIQDEIRSVIRQITATVTFLPLLEVSCSFDLLIYTDKDLVVPEKWEESGPQFITNSEEVRLRSFTTTIHKVNSMVAYKIPVTD; encoded by the exons ATGGCACAGCAGCTCGCCCGGGAGCAAGGCATCACCCTGCGCGGGAGCGCGGAGATCGTGGCCGAATTTTTCT CATTTGGCATCAACAGCATTTTGTATCAGCGTGGCATATATCCGTCGGAAACCTTTACTCGAGTGCAGAAGTATGGACTCACCCTGCTTGTAACTACTGACCCCGAGCTCATAAAGTATCTCAATAATGTGGTGGAGCAgctgaaag ATTGGCTCTACAAGTGCTCAGTCCAGAAACTGGTGGTGGTCATCTCCAATATTGAAAGTGGAGAGGTCCTTGAAAGATGGCAGTTTGATATTGAGTGTGACAAAACTGCAAAAGAAGATGG TGTTTGTAGAGAAAAGTCACAGAAAGCCATCCAGGATGAAATCCGTTCAGTCATCAGGCAGATCACAGCTACTGTGACTTTTTTGCCACTGCTGGAAGTTTCTT GTTCATTTGATCTACTGATTTACACGGACAAAGATTTAGTTGTACCTGAAAAATGGGAGGAATCAGGACCCCAGTTCATTACCAATTCTGAAGAAGTCCGTCTACGCTCATTCACTACCACAATCCACAAAGTGAACAGTATGGTGGCCTACAAAATCCCTGTCACTGACTGA